Within the Cyanobacteria bacterium GSL.Bin1 genome, the region TTCAGCTTGTAGAATTTCTGCAGTTTGAGCAAGCGCCATCTCAACTTGGGGATTGAAATGTTCTTTAAGTTGAGGCAATATTTGCTGTCGTAGGCGATTTCTAGCGTAGGAGAGATTTTCATTCGCCGCATCTTCCCAAACGGGCAGTTGAAACTGTTCGCAAAATTGTTGTGTTTCAGAGCGAGAAAAATTGAGTAAGGGACGAACTAGAGAGATGTTTTCTGTCAGTGATCTTTGCCAAGTCAGTGCTTGTAAGCCATCACTCCCACTGCCTCGGATTAAATTATAGAGTAGCGTTTCCGCGCGATCGCTGCCCGTATGCCCTGTCACTAGGTAATTGTATTCATGATCTTGGCAACAGTCTCTTAACACTTGATAACGCCATGAACGGGCACTGGCTTCTGTTTCAGTAACAGGAGTGGCTGCTGTCAGTCGAAAAAAGGGAATGCGGTATCCTTGAACCCATTGCTGCACATGATCCGCCATTCCCGCATCATTTTGCCAACGATGATCACAATGAGCAACCCCTAACTCCCACTGCCACTTCGCTTGTAAATCCAAGAGTAATCGCAACAAACAAAGGGAATCTTGTCCACCGGAAACAGCGAGTAAAATCCGAGCTTGTTTCGGTAGCAATTGGCGTTGACGCAGAGTTTTATGAACTCTTGCATGAAAATCTGTCCAGGCGATGGTCATTCGTCATTGGTCATTTGTCCTTCTGTAATTGGTCGCTGATTACTCTTAAAAGAACCAGCCATAGGAATGTAACCCTTTCCCGAGTAGGTTGAC harbors:
- the tilS gene encoding tRNA lysidine(34) synthetase TilS, with protein sequence MTIAWTDFHARVHKTLRQRQLLPKQARILLAVSGGQDSLCLLRLLLDLQAKWQWELGVAHCDHRWQNDAGMADHVQQWVQGYRIPFFRLTAATPVTETEASARSWRYQVLRDCCQDHEYNYLVTGHTGSDRAETLLYNLIRGSGSDGLQALTWQRSLTENISLVRPLLNFSRSETQQFCEQFQLPVWEDAANENLSYARNRLRQQILPQLKEHFNPQVEMALAQTAEILQAETEYLQVLATDLFQKASLETSGYSLARDSLQTVPLALQRRVMRLFWRQHFRQSPTFEQVEALVYLINAPNKSRTASFPGNIYAEVEQNLIVLKR